CGTctgcattttgtatttttattaaacggtATATATCGGTTACGGTTTGACAGACAAACGGTCTGATGGGAGAAGCCATACCACCGGCGTTTCTACCCAACCCTCAACAAATGCCTACTTACGTCCTTCTCGACGCTATACAGTATTGAGGTCTAAAGGTATAAGGTCTATGCTAAGCGTCTAGCATGCCGCTCGTCATCTTTTGAGCATTTTACCTTTTCTTTTCCCCCTTTGTCAGCCTCTCGATGCATGGTCTGTCGGTGCACGTTTGTTCTATCGCCTTTTTATCTCACAATCTGTTATTTCTACTCACCGATGGCGTTCATGCTGATTTTAACAACGTATATTTTGTCGTAACTAATATTACCGCTAATTGAGATAACACTTAACGAGAGTTGAGAGGAATTCTCCACAGTGAGAATGTGTGgaacaaaaaagattaaatgatacataaatattcttgataattaaatgataGATAAATATGATTGATAAACGTGAAGAGTAATCAAGTCggcagaaaataataatagcagCGAATTAAGAATCTGATTTGTTTATACACTTGCAATTATCTACATAAGATAAGCAATGATAGTTATGACAAAGAAAAGATGAATCCAACAAGATTATTGATCATTTTTAGTGGCATTTACATGTATCGTAAATTCTGTTCTGTCACTTcattctttctcttcctcaTTCTCTTGTTTCCTCTTGTTTTAACttgtgttaatattataattcttgttaataaattgtggTTAGTGTTGCAACCAAAAAATGTTAACGTGCTtatcaattttgcatttatattcgCACTCAGCATGATTGTTTGCTTCATTTTTCGTAGTTGTGGTTTCACTTTCCAATGTGACACGCCGCACTTAACACAATCGCGAGTCCGAGCAGCACGCGATCTTTTCGCACGGAAGGCGCGTTACTGAAACGACACTGTGTTATATTATCTTAATAGGTCTCCCTTCGAACGGAATTCCACCGATACTTAGAGGAATAAAGCGAAAATAGAATGCATTAGAGAATCACCCTCTGTAGACTGTTgagaatgtattattatagGCATGCGTGCAATGTAAGTTTAGAATGgctttaaattaaagattctCTTCTTATGTGGGATACAAGTAGAGAACAATAAAACGATTTATCTCGCGatgataaattatcaataGTTGTGACACGCATAGTGATTAATGCTCCATTCATAGATACAATCCCCGATCGATTCAACTCATGCACACCGTAATCATTTCCCTAACCTGGAATGATCTAAGAAATGACAAATCGTTATTCGATATTAAAATGCGGATCAAAGTATACAGCCTCGCTTGGCTTTCATATAGTTACGTTTATGGACTCGTTACtcgttaaaataaagttttcgtAAACGTTAGTTTGTTATTTTCTTCtgcttaaattaaaacaaagtgagattaactaattttaacagtttaatACGTACATTTGTTTTCTGCTTAATAATATGGATTAAacgaaaaataagaattaactGCAAATGTTGTATATATGCTGCTTTGCTGCATTCAAGGATTAAGAGAGACGTAAATAAAACTTCATTaagcattaattaaaatttctcgttCTTAATTTACGACGTTATTGCTCTATGCTGATCGATGTGGAAATAATTCACCGAAGCGACACGTCATAATCGCGTATCTATTTTCACTCGTCGTCTTACATTCAAAAGTACATTTatgattgaaaagaaaataaagaaggGATCAACTAACGTTTACGCGAACGGCACATAGACACGACAAATATTTACGCAAGAAATTTTAGTATTCACTTCTCGACGGGCACTCAAACATTATATCCGTGTTCTGTCCACAGTACGAACCGTACTACGCAGGAGCGACCGCCGCCGGAGCTCCCCAGTATTTGTACGCCACCACCGGCAGTTCGCCGAGCAATACGAGCAGCGGTGGCAACAGTTCCGGCAGCAACGGCAATAACGGCACAGGAGCAACCAGTCCGCCGACGGGTCCGCCACCTCCTCTACCCCCGCCGCATCCGACACACTATTACGCCCCTGCTGCACCGCCGCCGCATCATCATCAACCTGTGCAAGCGCCGCCACCGCCTACGCAGGTCGATCATCTCTATTACCCCTTCGGGGCCGGACCGCATCACGCTCCGCCGCCACATGCGCCTATAGGACTCACCGAGCAACAACAGCTGCTGTTGTATGCCACGGATGCCGCATCGTGCCAGCAAACCTCGGCGTCCGACGGCCAGGCTGCTCCGCAGGAGGTAAGTTTCCTCTTTCGCTAACGGCGAAATACTTTCGATTTACACGCGTTCAAACATTTCGCAGTTACATTTCGCGATGAATCTTTGATatgaaacttgaaattttatgagATAATAATGTCTGCGTACGCCGCTATTGAATTGCAGCACGTattgataaaacaataattgatGCGTTGATATTGTCGCTATTGACGAGTGATGTTCACGTTCTCGCGATGAAGATTTATTCGATTGCACTGCACAAGAAAATCGGCATTGGTGAAAATGAGCAAAGTCGGCACAGTAACGTGATGagataattaagtaaaattagGTCCGGGAGAAGCCTCTATTCGCGATAAAGGATCACCGTGTCACGAATATTTGTCGCTAAATGCATGCTTCTATCAGGCACTTGGCAAACAGGGTGCATTATTCTGTGAAATGAAATCGTAGGATTCACGTTCGACGGCGAACCACTCGGAGCAACCGCACGGTGAAGCGCAACAGGGCGCTTCAGGCTCGCCGGCAACACCTCTGGTGCCCCTAATGCCCGTGAAATTCCCCGTGTCCGGTCGTTACCACACTAATTACCATCCGATCGCATTGCACACGCCGCACGGCGCTCAGAACGATAGCGAGGACTGCGCCGCCAGTCCGATGCATTGTCGCGCTATCCTCTACCATCCGACCGTGTACATTCCGCATACAcacgcgccgccgccgccgccgccgccgtacACACACCACAACGCATCCGGCGCTAGTCTACTGCCAACGCCGTATCCGGCTTCGCCGCATCAGTCCGCCTACGACACCAACAACACGAAGACGCACGGTCACAACTCCAGAGACTGCGGCGGCAATAATAAGTACGGTAACAACTCGCGCGGTCAGAATCACGGCTACTCGTCGGCACACCAGAACACGCACGCCAAGTCGCAGAACGCGCAGGGCGGCGTGCAGTCACACAATAACAACAAGTGCGGCGGTAACGCGGCGGATGGGTCGCACAAGTATCCGGCGATAGCGATGTCATCGCGACTGCCGGTGCAGTACAATAGACGGACGACTGGATCGAACGTGGGCTCGTCGGCGCTCCTCAGATCCGGCTACGGCTCGGGCCAGGCCGCGCACAGGGTCAATCACACCGGGGCGTCCAATTACGGCTCGCAGAAGCCGAGCAGCCACGGCTACGAGCACGCGACGAACGGGCGCGCGAAAAACTGCTGCGATGATCAGTACTACGAGATCGGCGGCGCGCCGGGCAGCAGCAACAAATCGGGCGGCGGTTACGGCTCGGGTCGTAGAAACTGCCTGTCGAATAACAACCACTACAGAGGAGGCGCCGCCCGGTTGGACGTGCACGGGGGGAGCGACAGCAACGGCCGGCCTAACAACGACGCTCCTCAGAGCTCCGACAGCGCCGTCGGCGCAACGTCTCCAACCGAGCGGGCAAACGCGGACACGCCGAGCGCTCAGGAGAAGCCGACAAGCCCACCGCCAGCTCCGTACTCACCCATGACACGGCCTCTTCCAACTCTCTCACCACCCACCCCTCAGGTCCAGTTTTACGCTCCGGCCCAGAATCGTTATCAGCCACCCTCCATGCCCCCGTCccaacaacaacagcagcagcagcagcagcagcagcagcagcagcagcccgCCAACGGACAGCGTAGCCGGTATTCCGTCGGCCAGACGTTATCGTCCACCAATCGGAAGCCGTCCGACAAGTACTCGAACGCTGCCGGCTCGCAGACGACGATGCTGCGGCAGTCCAAGTACAAGGTGAACGGCATAATACAAACCGCGTCCACGGGCAAGCTCGCCGACGACGGTCTTGGAGGCGCGGGCGACGGTCCCGGCAGACTGCCGATTACGCCACCCGGCACACCGCGAACGGGCGGTCATCCGGCGGCCGGTGATCAGAATCAGTTAAGCGACACGTGCCATCAGATGCAGACGCTGACTTTGTAGACGCTTCCCACCCAGCtccctcttcttttttttttcttcacccACTTTGTTGTCTTCTTACCGagagtatatttaaatatatatatatctatatatatatatatatatatatatatcttctaaGAGTCAAGAGAAAACCACGCGCGACCTAAGACGACGGCTGCAAACTGTGAAAAACAGTGCGGAATCCAGACACATAGGCATATATAAACGCAttacacacgtacacacacgcTACGGTATAATTTCTCTGGTGATCTCAGACTCGATACGCTAGAGTGACTAGACATTCGCTGTAAGAAAGAGATCTTCCCCAGTTTGATGACGCGATGGTTCGCTAAATCGGTCGAGCGTACTCCTAACGAAGTTCTGTGCAGGCACGTATGGAGAATAGGATACAATATTGTTCGTTGTTATacggagagagagggagaaacaGGCGGATGTACCTAGAGCAAAGCTAACGTGAGCGACGGCAAGTGTGTaacggagaaagagagttaaaagaaaagataactTCTATCTTAACGCATACACATACACTCACACACATAGGTGCGATACGTCATTTACATATATCTACGTtatatgatatacatattactACTATTATTATACAGTATCCGATGTTATATGCGTGATAGGCTCGACAAACCATGAATCTCGCGAGCAAGGCTAGATTAGTTAGCAAAAGGTAGAACtctgaggaaaaaaaaaagaagaaataacgTTGTTATCGTACAAAGACGAGCGATTTGTCATGtgttcaaaagaaaaaaaaaaaaaaaaaaaaaacaaaagagagagaaaataagcGGAAGGGTAACAGGGAGGCGAGATAGGGTTGATTTCACAAACGGTTGCTCAAGGCACTGCCACATCTCcatgatttttctttttccaccCCCGTAAAAAAGCAAACACGGGGAGAAACACACCCGGTACTTATAGTTTGTCTTTCTCGTTAGAGTAACCGTGAATATACATTTCATCGCGTCTTTTGAAAGCGTAGAGCGGATCAATAATAACTTGGATTCGTTGTTTCTTCCGTTGATAAATTTCCGCGCTAAACGTTGTACGTGTTGTAGCTGTTAAATATCGAGAGAAatacacacaaaaaaaaaataaagaccgTGACCCAAGTACGAAAAGATGAAACGCCCCGTACCCAAATGAAAATAAGGTAAGATattaaaagaagagaaaaataataataatgaattaaaaaaatgtgtcgGCTGTGAGCTTCCAagcaaataacaataattaaattattataatattaaaggttaaataatattctaccTAATTGTTACGAAGGTGAATTTCTTTTACCtgtaaatgtgaaataaatttgttatcttGTATCTCGCATACCGTAGCTATGATTGTCcatttgaaagagagagagaaaaaggaagacAAAGATGAGGTTTGCGGCGCCGTCATGTAAATGTCGCGGCGCGTGTGTTACCTGGGAGGATTTTTTGGACGACACCCGATACGTCGTGCCCGGCACGTAGCTAGACACGGACGCGACAAGACAAGGCCTAGGCGAAGGCGTGGGAAGAATATCTGAGTGAGTTGTTAAcacaaagaaattaatttattgaaaaaagcaAGAGTGCCTTCTATTTGTTTTCGTGATTGTATTGTTGAACATTTGTTGCGTTACGTTCCGAGAGCCTCTAATGttgttataagaaaaaaaaaaaagagatgttTGAAGAATGTTGTTcctctatttatttattgatttatggGCATAAGTGATGCTAATATGCCCAACAGTACCCAGCGAATTCGGAAGTGTGAGAGTGTGATGCTGTAAGAGATCCGGCGAAAGCGAGAGTGCGAGCGAGAACGTTTGGAGCAGCAAAGTCCGCGCGATGACCGGCGTTGTCATATTAATAAGAAAGATATTAAGGAGGGGAAAAAAGAGGAACGAGTGAGACATTGTAAGTGAGTGTGAGTCGAATGAATGTGTATCATAAGtagagagaggaaaaatagggggtgagagagagggagagagagagagaaaaagcgcAGCTTATTTCGGCACCTAGTACTACGTATAGGCGGAACGAAGGAAGCATTCttacatatgtaaatatatatatatatatatatgcgtatGTATCCATTgggtatatatttatttatacgcatACACACGTATACGTATACGTATCGTATaacaatatacatacacacatatatatatatatataacggaTGCGACGATGCAACATATACCGAAGATATCTAGGATGCGAATGCGAAAGAGAATACGCGTTTACTTAGTGTGTATTTTGTGCTCGCGCGCGAATCTGGATAGGTGGCTGTGATTTATTGCGTGCAAGTACAGATTTATATGTAAGCATACGTGTGACTCGTGTATCTACTCACACACAGACACAcgcatatttcatatatatatactatacatattatacgtgtatctatataaaaagCAAGAGCGATAGattgttaaaaagaaaagtgcAATTCTATGTTGACTTTGGTACAACAAAGCTAATAAAATCGAACGAATGTTGTTAGATTAAACGAGTATTAAGAGAGCCGTGTACTAAATTTAACGTAGAATGGTGCTAACTTTGGtcgaatataataaaagatataaaggataatatatatactacacaaaaaaaaatacattatagttttaatctaaagaggataaaaaaaaggagTCTAAGAGATAGACACCAGAGCTATGTGTagcaaaaaaaagtataggATCTACGAATGTATTATACGCAGCATTTCGGATCGTGGAATGTCCTGAAAATCCCGTGCATCTGCGATGCTCGATGCGGGGGGAGAGCGAGATCGAGGAATGTAGGCTTTCGAGACAATCTGTATTAAGTATCCGAAACGTTATTGCGTCTCTCGAAGAGAGGTTACGTTGTTACTTCGTGAAGAATAACTGCGACTATACTTAATACAGGTATTTAGCACTTATTAATTAAGCGCGAGACGCTCCCCGCATGTACGTGGTAAGATTAATTGCACATTGGATACATCAAATAGTTGATAAtacatttgttacatttattacgTTTGTCGCATCGCGGATAATATAAATGGCGAGATGCTCGTTTACGCGCATGCAAGTTTATTTgacaaatgataattatttctcagATTCGCGTAGTTCGCCGATAGGTAGTTTGTATATAATGTATCCATCGTGGAATATTGTTACTTGCTGACCGCCCTGTTAGAAATCGATTCATCCATTCCTCCGAGAAGAAACATAATGGGACGCATTCCACGATCCATGAAGCGTGCAGGTGAaacaaatttatgtattaataaacataaattatacacaAAATGGCATACAGGTTATATATcacaaaaagttatataagATTTAAGTACTCTatggtaataaaaaaaaagtatgttacgcataaaaaaaaagagatgcaAGTATCTAAAacgaaatgttaataataattaataataaaagacaaacaTCTGTGCATGGAAACCATAGCTAGAGAAAAATTAGTAAAGGGATGATATATAACAAATCTGCTGTAAATTTCTTctgcaattatataataataacgataacaACAACAATACgataataacatatatgtatgcgcATCTGATGTGTGTACATGTgtgtgaatatacatatatgtacgcACATCACATGTATACAGGTTGCATAATCGCGGACTTCATCTGGGTTACAGTTCGTCTCACGAATTCGAGATCGTTTTTGATCGCAAGAATGCCAAGTATCAAAGTTATCGAAGCGATTCTATTGTCAGGAAAGCACACGGATCTCACTTaccgtttaatttcaaatggTTCTTGCAAGACAGGAAGAGATAATGTtatatgttgaaaattattgcaaagaaATTGCGCGCTCAATCGAACGTCTGCTGAaacgaagaaaaattgcaGTTCCGAATTTCTCAGAAAATCTGTAACTAAGAGGAAGTACGATAGCTTGGGTCGCCGCGTATACCTATTAACAACAATCACACAATAGTAATAACGGTAAAACGATACACAGCAGGTCTCATTGAAATAGTGAAACATGCAAAGCTCGATCATAGATTGTGTTCACTCGATAGGTGCAGGCGAAAGTGCAGATTGCAAATCTGCACGCGCGATGAAATAACCAGACAAGCAAGAAACGGTCGGCTGAAACGAAATGttactctttcttttttttttcttggcCATAAATAACAAactgtatttttattgatactaTAATACAGAGATCATACAAGTCTCTTCTCGATGTAATGCTTTACCCATGCGTAAAAGTTTCCGGGGCCTAATTACATCGCATTTAGGACGCACGATTAagtgtttttgtttttctttctctttctttttttttgtaatcttaCGAAAGAGTCGGTTTTTTTAACAACTACATtgaaggaaaaaaggaaatggCACGGTTCCTCGCCGATATATCGATATTGTCCGTAGTACAACGCTACTCCGCGAATCTACGAATCTATCTCTAAATATATGAGTCGAAGCGCTATTTCTGTCAACGACAAACTACACGTTAAATACTTCACGGTATATCGAATACTTTACTAGAATCACAATGATAATCACATCTGCGGGAAAATTATTCGGGCATTGAAATAAATCTACAATTACTTCTAATTCGTCAATATTACATTCGTAAAATACTAGAAATGCTTCGATTATGGCAGTGCGGAATTTTAGCGCATCAAATCTTACACCGTTATCCTTAAATCGAATATAAAGTCTTTAACAATCGTTTTTCTTCTCTTCATgtgaaattgtaaaagaatCTAAAATCGTGGACAGTATTCCATAGTTTATAATAACTATGATGTAGTAAAAAACTGATGCTTCGCTGTTACGATAGATGTTATCAAATATTCTTTCGAAGTATACGAGAACCTGAAACACCACGAGTAACAAACAGGAATGTGGAAAAAACtgtatgtataaaaagatCTAATAATATCATGCCGAACGGTACTTATGTTGCTAGTTGATTATAACAATacttattcaatatttctttcgtgTTCCAGAGCTTTCAGCGTGAACTACATAGATTTGTCGCGTcggtataatttataattcagtCGTCATGTGAGACGTTAAGGCTTGGACGCGAGTAGCATTGCAACTTTTACACAGTACATGATCGTCCAGAGGATAGCAGCCTCGTCCCTCCGAATCGGAAGACAAAACCAGTCCGCAATCCTCGCACTTGTAGCATTGAATGTGGAAGCTGCGATCTAGCGCGACTACTCGCACGGTCTCGTCCTGACCAGGCTCGGGCATTATAGGCAGCTTACAGACGCAGCAGCGCGGCGCGAATTTCCTGCACAAGAGCACGAATTAGTTAACTAGaagattaaacaaaaaattaaagataaaaagttaaaaaaaaagtaagtaaaaaagcgtaatataataatcgaagacaaaaatattcggaaaaaagtaaaaaaaaacttacttgTGGAAACACTGAATGCAATGTATCTGATTCGTAGCGTCCACGGTGAATGGTATACCATCCAGACTCTGTCCGCAAACGACGCAGGTGAAACAGGAAGGATGATACGGTTTGCCGGTAGCACGCAATATTCGGTCCAGTATCGGTCTCGTGCAAACGCAGCACTTTTCCAAAGTGTTAAGATAGTCCTCCTCGCAGTAGGGCTTGCCCTCCAGCGAGTAGAAAGGTTTGCCCTGCAAATTGACCTTGCACACGAAGCAACAGAAGCAATTTATGTGAAAGACCTTGTCCATCGCCGAACATCCAGTTCCCTCTCCCTCGACCTTGCGTCCGCATTGCGCGCAGATGCCGTATATATCGCTATCTTCGTTACTATCTGCCATTCCTTGAACCAACAGATCCGTGAGGACGTCGACCTGCAGGTAAAATCAGTCGCTTAATCTTCAATACACGTTGCTCTACAGTTGCTCGATCAATAATTGGCAAGGTTTATTCCAGTCAAatgataatgtattttttttataaataatcaaatcaaatcATAACTTTCGATaactttgataataatattttatattataataaccgAGCCAATATAATGTAACGTGTGATTTTTCAAAGAAGCTTCTGTATCATTGTTTCAAAGTGAACCGTGTCGATTCTATTTCCGtgattttaaaacattgaCAGATTTAGCGAGTGTAAGATGCGGAGTTTCAAGACTCACTTCTTTAACGGGAGACACTTTGCCCTGCGGTTGAGTAGATGTGGCCGACCCGTAGCCAGAGTACATAGAATAGTTACACGACAATTGCGACGGTGGTCTCGGATTAATCGGCTCGTATATGGATTCGTATGTCGAGCTGGACTGCGAACTCGGCCCGTAAATGTCGGCGGGGTAATTACCCGATGGGAAATCGGTCTGATAAGTGGCGCGTCTCAGCTCGCTGTAACTCGACGAGACCGGACTCGGCGGTGGAGGCAGCTCTTCGGGCGGCGGTGGAAACGAATTCCCAGGTACGCAAGAGACATACTCCGAGGGCTCCGGTGGCGGTGGCAAGTCGTCTGTGCGCAAACGGAAAGActagattattaatttactacgAAAGATATTGCAAAAGATTTCTTAAGAGACTCGatcttttaattactttataaaaatgatttagatgtgctgttaattaattcagattattatttgcattagatttttatttaatttagacTTTTCATTGAAACATCAAGATTCTTACCAGCGCTGTGCGCCGGAGGAACATTGCAATACGTGTTTTCTGTTTTAGGATTCCACTGGATGTTGCTGTATATAATATCCTTCTGTGAGTCATTCGCATATTTGTACGCAGGAACCGGAATTGGTACGGGCGGCTCTATATTGCTGTACACCGCGTTTCTGGTCGCGCGGCTCGCGCGATCGTCCGCCACGGGTACTTGAGGAGCCGGCATGTTGCCGATGttggaataataattcttctCATCGTATCTGTATTTCGGCTCGAACTTCTCTTCGGACTGGCACGCGTACATGGTGTCGTTCTGATAAATCTTTGATGCTTCCTTGCCGTTCGTGGACGCCATTTGAGAGAAATCATTCTTTATGTCCAGTGGCACATATGGAGAAGGAGTGTTCATGTATAAATTTGAAGTCTTGTCATTCGATGGCGTGTTATTGAGAACTGTGCTATACGATGGCATAGGCGGAGCCTTTATGGTGTAACTTTGCGGTATCTGAAACAGATTTATCATTTACATGAATTTTACAAGTATGTCCActatttgatatatgtattttctattcatacgacatatacagggtgtcctgTAATTAATACAACTGGAAAAAGGTGATTCCACatgaaaaaataagtaaaaaatatagaataaaattttgtcacaaTAGGACACCTTGTATGTtcgattaattgatttaattaccATTGTCGCATCCGCAGTGAAGGATGCatggaaataaagaaacactattattagtataataataagtagatattaaattacagcAAGAAGCTTATGATTCACCTGAGGTTGAGACTTTTTTGGCTTTGGCGGCACCGCTGGCCCGACCTTCTTGCCGGGTTTGATAACCTTGGCCGCTTCATCGCCGTGATTGATCTGCAAACTCGCTATCTGTTGCTCCAAATTACCCACGTTTGACATTTTGCTGCAACAGGTTATGTACATTCATACACTTTTCGCCACAAAACACTActaatcttatttatttcagaaaaactATTACTCGGTGTACAATCTAAAAGGTGATTCCAGCGCAAGAAAtggtttcaaaaaattattcactgCACACAAAGCCAGTCGGAGAGACTTTGACAGCACAATCGCATAATGGCAACGACCCAGCGTCTGACCTGATCGGGCCCTGCGTTAAAACGCGCCGTCTGTTCGCTCCAGCAACACTTTCTACACTTAAAATAAAGCAGGAATATATTACGGATTTGgacaaagaaagagaaaggtaGAAAAAGAAAGTGCAGAAAGCATAGCTGAGAAGAACGGACCTAATGACT
Above is a genomic segment from Linepithema humile isolate Giens D197 chromosome 6, Lhum_UNIL_v1.0, whole genome shotgun sequence containing:
- the LOC105677022 gene encoding uncharacterized protein isoform X1, with the translated sequence MYTMSSASTGGTEGSSPASSPASAASLTMAPKYGTVVPNRVFVGGISASTSEAELAQLFSAYGNVKATKIISDRAGVSKGYGFVTFETEEEAKRLQQEAECIILRERKLNIAPAIKKQPFSRSFEGSTGSPPSVPTSTYYYANGMGLAYQNGMAFYNTAAPAPATSIAPPTDPGTIYQATGVFGPQAATGHQTFTPVMYPCPAPSLYMPQQYQYSPIQYEPYYAGATAAGAPQYLYATTGSSPSNTSSGGNSSGSNGNNGTGATSPPTGPPPPLPPPHPTHYYAPAAPPPHHHQPVQAPPPPTQVDHLYYPFGAGPHHAPPPHAPIGLTEQQQLLLYATDAASCQQTSASDGQAAPQEDSRSTANHSEQPHGEAQQGASGSPATPLVPLMPVKFPVSGRYHTNYHPIALHTPHGAQNDSEDCAASPMHCRAILYHPTVYIPHTHAPPPPPPPYTHHNASGASLLPTPYPASPHQSAYDTNNTKTHGHNSRDCGGNNKYGNNSRGQNHGYSSAHQNTHAKSQNAQGGVQSHNNNKCGGNAADGSHKYPAIAMSSRLPVQYNRRTTGSNVGSSALLRSGYGSGQAAHRVNHTGASNYGSQKPSSHGYEHATNGRAKNCCDDQYYEIGGAPGSSNKSGGGYGSGRRNCLSNNNHYRGGAARLDVHGGSDSNGRPNNDAPQSSDSAVGATSPTERANADTPSAQEKPTSPPPAPYSPMTRPLPTLSPPTPQVQFYAPAQNRYQPPSMPPSQQQQQQQQQQQQQQQPANGQRSRYSVGQTLSSTNRKPSDKYSNAAGSQTTMLRQSKYKVNGIIQTASTGKLADDGLGGAGDGPGRLPITPPGTPRTGGHPAAGDQNQLSDTCHQMQTLTL
- the LOC105677022 gene encoding uncharacterized protein isoform X2, which translates into the protein MSSASTGGTEGSSPASSPASAASLTMAPKYGTVVPNRVFVGGISASTSEAELAQLFSAYGNVKATKIISDRAGVSKGYGFVTFETEEEAKRLQQEAECIILRERKLNIAPAIKKQPFSRSFEGSTGSPPSVPTSTYYYANGMGLAYQNGMAFYNTAAPAPATSIAPPTDPGTIYQATGVFGPQAATGHQTFTPVMYPCPAPSLYMPQQYQYSPIQYEPYYAGATAAGAPQYLYATTGSSPSNTSSGGNSSGSNGNNGTGATSPPTGPPPPLPPPHPTHYYAPAAPPPHHHQPVQAPPPPTQVDHLYYPFGAGPHHAPPPHAPIGLTEQQQLLLYATDAASCQQTSASDGQAAPQEDSRSTANHSEQPHGEAQQGASGSPATPLVPLMPVKFPVSGRYHTNYHPIALHTPHGAQNDSEDCAASPMHCRAILYHPTVYIPHTHAPPPPPPPYTHHNASGASLLPTPYPASPHQSAYDTNNTKTHGHNSRDCGGNNKYGNNSRGQNHGYSSAHQNTHAKSQNAQGGVQSHNNNKCGGNAADGSHKYPAIAMSSRLPVQYNRRTTGSNVGSSALLRSGYGSGQAAHRVNHTGASNYGSQKPSSHGYEHATNGRAKNCCDDQYYEIGGAPGSSNKSGGGYGSGRRNCLSNNNHYRGGAARLDVHGGSDSNGRPNNDAPQSSDSAVGATSPTERANADTPSAQEKPTSPPPAPYSPMTRPLPTLSPPTPQVQFYAPAQNRYQPPSMPPSQQQQQQQQQQQQQQQPANGQRSRYSVGQTLSSTNRKPSDKYSNAAGSQTTMLRQSKYKVNGIIQTASTGKLADDGLGGAGDGPGRLPITPPGTPRTGGHPAAGDQNQLSDTCHQMQTLTL